In a genomic window of Acropora muricata isolate sample 2 chromosome 2, ASM3666990v1, whole genome shotgun sequence:
- the LOC136909488 gene encoding probable inactive tRNA-specific adenosine deaminase-like protein 3 isoform X2, whose amino-acid sequence MTEEPSEKKARVEEFTGSCQRNKVIPRAVLADEYTRQFETDSVIQIILHEKEQDLDLRSTLVEQLEHHNIKADSLGQPFVVHVAKHPPLTRNQFTQASVCWPVNFHEDKYISKVIRGELFSDIEVLLIEKFMRMAVKAAQNSDSEEFAVGAVIVNPQTNHPIALSHDLRCTGHPLQHAVMVCIDLVAHGQHAGAWELNCQATDGTWALREPNKQQIEQNLNSVDCNTCSHEHNASVSRSSSRDPYKFTNILEEKKESLPYLCTGYDLYTTREPCVMCAMALLHSRIRRVFYGCADNFQGALGSRYKIHTQTGLNHHFEVFYGILEDDCRHLFPNYKKGFVEKVKTA is encoded by the exons ATGACTGAAGAACCGAGCGAGAAGAAAGCCAGAGTTGAAGAATTCACTG GATCGTGTCAACGGAATAAAGTGATTCCACGAGCCGTTCTTGCAGACGAGTACACGAGGCAATTTGAAACag ATTCTGTAATCCAGATTATTTTGCAtgaaaaagagcaagatttGGATTTGCGTAGTACTCTGGTGGAGCAATTGGAGCACCATAACATCAAGGCAGACTCTCTCGGTCAGCCTTTTGTGGTTCATGTTGCTAAGCACCCACCTCTTACAAGAAATCAGTTCACACAAGCATCAGTTTGTTGGCCTGTTAATTTTCATGAGGACAAATA tatttCAAAAGTAATCAGAGGAGAATTATTCAGTGACATTGAAGTTCTTTTGATTGAGAAATTTATGAGGATGGCAGTAAAAGCAGCACAGAATAGTGACTCAGAAGAG TTTGCTGTGGGAGCAGTCATTGTCAATCCACAGACTAACCACCCTATAGCCCTAAGCCATGACCTACGGTGTACAGGGCACCCACTCCAACATGCTGTGATGGTGTGTATTGATTTGGTGGCGCATGGGCAGCATGCAGGAGCTTGGGAACTCAATTGTCAAGCCACTGATGGTACATGGGCATTGAGAGAGCCTAATAAGCAACAAATAgagcaaaatttaaattcaGTTGATTGCAATACTTGTTCGCATGAACATAACGCATCAGTCTCAAGAAGTTCGTCCAGGGACCCATATAAATTCACAAACATCTTGGAGGAAAAGAAAGAGTCACTACCTTATCTGTGTACAGGATATGATCTGTATACCACAAGAGAGCCGTGTGTCAT GTGTGCAATGGCTCTGCTTCATTCAAGAATCAGAAGAGTATTTTATGGATGTGCTGACAATTTCCAAGGAGCATTGGGTAGCAGATATAAAATACACACTCAAACTGGACTCAATCACCATTTTGAAGTATTCTATGGTATCTTGGAGGACGATTGTAGACATTTGTTTCCAAACTACAAGAAAGGTTTTGTAGAAAAGGTGAAGACAGCATGA
- the LOC136909495 gene encoding mitochondrial amidoxime-reducing component 1-like: MSSSYSKYLLIGLPVVALAGIGVLWWQRREEKDSCTEVGHVRELWVYPVKSCKGIQLTEAKCFKRGIEYDRSWIIIGEDDIYLTQRKDPKLALVVPRFEDGKYLCLDAPGMSTLKVDMQAEKEGVRKIKVKTSYGEGFYVGDEAAAWISTYLEKPGCKIYQLSKTRVIQEDEKWGSVAQPGDLVPFSDFAGYLVTIDASLDALNSVLPKPISMERFRANIIISGPKAFEEDEWTTKTLQIGDIKFRFLKRCGRCQVTTVDPELGVKDGEEPLTTLRRIRLPEDRDPRQGQSPLFGNHVTLQGDKEGIIRVGQTVKLITS, encoded by the exons ATGAGTTCTTCTTACTCCAAATACCTATTGATTGGTTTACCTGTTGTGGCTTTAGCTGGTATAGGCGTATTATGGTGGCAAAGAAGAGAGGAAAAAGATTCTTGCACGGAGGTTGGACATGTTCGTGAGCTTTGGGTTTACCCCGTCAAATCTTGCAAGGGAATACAATTAACAGAAGCCAAATGTTTCAAAAGAGGAATAGAATATGACAG GAGCTGGATTATTATTGGTGAAGATGACATTTACCTTACACAGCGTAAGGACCCAAAACTAGCCCTGGTTGTGCCACGGTTTGAAGATGGCAAGTACCTTTGTCTTGATGCTCCTGGGATGTCAACTCTGAAGGTGGACATGCAAGCAGAAAAAGAAGGAGTCAGGAAGATAAA GGTCAAAACCAGTTACGGCGAAGGTTTTTACGTCGGCGACGAAGCTGCTGCATGGATATCAACTTATTTGGAAAAACCAGGCTGCAAAATTTACCAGCTTAGCAAGACCAGAGTTATACAAGAAGATGAAAAGTGGGGCAGTGTTGCTCAGCCTGGTGACTTG GTACCTTTCAGTGATTTTGCTGGCTATCTCGTTACCATTGATGCATCTTTGGATGCGCTGAACAGTGTACTCCCCAAGCCAATCTCCATGGAGCGATTCCGTGCAAACATAATTATCAGTGGTCCAAAGGCGTTTGAAGAG GATGAATGGACAACAAAGACGCTTCAAATAGGAGACATTAAATTTCGATTTCTGAAACGATGTGGAAG GTGTCAAGTGACCACTGTTGATCCAGAACTTGGCGTAAAAGACGGAGAGGAACCTTTGACAACATTGAGGAG GATACGGCTTCCGGAAGATCGAGATCCCAGACAAGGACAGTCTCCTCTTTTTGGTAATCATGTAACTTTGCAAGGGGATAAGGAGGGAATCATAAGGGTTGGACAAACTGTAAAGCTCATCACTTCGTGA
- the LOC136909484 gene encoding salivary glue protein Sgs-3-like, which translates to MDKNVALIFVAITMFAFWNLHGIAAPLADPETGSEQNSSRDVTSSLQNSTADNITSSCNGTSFICSEINGNFRSTLQSNTTSFQLDLNTFCAENQTNTAFLCNGTVMNLTEHCDSARASNLSLVCLNGSSVNTESDVGVSNATQSSTSSNVTNNLTIASEINATSTVNSSIVTPEPNTSLTTSPVNATSAANETGLNSSASANSTTGTTTSPSVSNASETNGSTETPVTTSGTGEITESTSTKESTTPETTTKSTTTEKSTNPGATAEESTTTEKLTSSEVTTMESTTTGKSTTPEVTTKESTTTEKSITPEVTTTRESTTTEKSTTLLPITAELTTASATKESSSRSPSTTKETTKSTTKETVKTIEKTTTHTQEKLTKLTTTSRQRDSTTQFSMPSPLDDEKSIQFFYTNVLIPIGAGALVALFIAFLVVLCRCCRRRKLKKVRYFGKAHGEMSMDKLNLLADSSDEE; encoded by the exons ATGGATAAAAACGTCGCACTGATATTTGTCGCAATAACAATGTTCGCTTTTTGGAATTTGCACGGAATCGCTGCTCCTTTGGCTGATCCAGAGACAGGATCAGAACAGAATTCATCTCGTGATGTGACTTCCTCCTTACAGAATTCAACAGCTGATAACATAACATCGTCGTGCAACGGAACATCTTTCATCTGCTCAGAGATTAATGGTAATTTTAGGTCAACTTTGCAATCCAACACTACATCATTTCAGCTGGACTTGAATACTTTTTGCGCCGAAAACCAAACTAACACAGCGTTCTTGTGCAACGGAACTGTAATGAACTTAACTGAACATTGTGATTCAGCAAGGGCGAGTAATTTGTCGCTTGTTTGTTTAAATGGAAGCTCTGTAAATACGGAAAGCGATGTAGGGGTTTCCAATGCAACTCAATCTTCCACTTCATCAAATGTCACGAATAATCTTACGATTGCTTCTGAAATTAACGCAACATCGACGGTTAATTCATCCATTGTTACTCCTGAACCAAACACAAGCTTAACGACTTCACCAGTTAATGCCACTTCAGCGGCAAACGAAACCGGTCTAAATTCATCTGCATCTGCGAACAGTACAACTGGAACAACTACTTCGCCGAGCGTTTCTAACGCATCAGAAACAAACGGAAGTACTGAAACGCCGGTTACAACTTCAGGGACTGGGGAAATAACAGAATCGACTTCAACAAAGGAATCTACAACTCCTGAAACGACAACGAAGTCAACTACAACAGAGAAATCGACAAATCCTGGAGCCACTGCAGAGGAATCAACTACAACGGAGAAATTGACATCTTCTGAAGTCACTACAATGGAATCGACAACAACAGGGAAATCTACAACCCCTGAAGTCACTACAAAGGAATCAACTACAACGGAGAAATCGATAACTCCGGAAGTCACCACGACAAGGGAATCGACCACAACGGAGAAGTCGACAACGTTATTGCCCATTACTGCGGAATTAACAACTGCAAGTGCCACAAAGGAATCGTCGTCGAGATCGCCTAGCACGACCAAGGAAACCACTAAAAGCACAACCAAAGAGACGGTGAAAACAATTGAGAAAACTACTACACATACTCAAGAGAAACTGACAAAATTAACCACAACGAGCAGACAAAGGGACTCCACTACACAGTTCTCTA TGCCGTCACCATTGGATGATGAAAAG AGCATTCAATTTTTCTACACAAATGTGTTAATTCCCATTGGCGCAGGGGCCTTGGTAGCCCTTTTTATAGCATTCCTGGTGGTCCTGTGCAGATGCTGTCGCAGAAGGAAACTAAAGAAAGTGCGCTACTTTGGAAAG GCTCATGGAGAGATGTCCATGGATAAATTGAATCTGCTCGCAGACTCCAGTGATGAAGAATAA
- the LOC136909488 gene encoding probable inactive tRNA-specific adenosine deaminase-like protein 3 isoform X1, protein MTEEPSEKKARVEEFTGSCQRNKVIPRAVLADEYTRQFETVEAFAANIENKTQTSELIRKLNDAFPLKKLGHLKRVRCVKTEKDSVIQIILHEKEQDLDLRSTLVEQLEHHNIKADSLGQPFVVHVAKHPPLTRNQFTQASVCWPVNFHEDKYISKVIRGELFSDIEVLLIEKFMRMAVKAAQNSDSEEFAVGAVIVNPQTNHPIALSHDLRCTGHPLQHAVMVCIDLVAHGQHAGAWELNCQATDGTWALREPNKQQIEQNLNSVDCNTCSHEHNASVSRSSSRDPYKFTNILEEKKESLPYLCTGYDLYTTREPCVMCAMALLHSRIRRVFYGCADNFQGALGSRYKIHTQTGLNHHFEVFYGILEDDCRHLFPNYKKGFVEKVKTA, encoded by the exons ATGACTGAAGAACCGAGCGAGAAGAAAGCCAGAGTTGAAGAATTCACTG GATCGTGTCAACGGAATAAAGTGATTCCACGAGCCGTTCTTGCAGACGAGTACACGAGGCAATTTGAAACag TGGAAGCATTTGCAGCTAATATTGAAAATAAGACTCAAACTTCAGAGCTAATAAG AAAGTTAAACGATGCATTTCCATTGAAGAAATTAGGACATTTAAAACGAGTCCGGTGTGTAAAGACCGAGAAAG ATTCTGTAATCCAGATTATTTTGCAtgaaaaagagcaagatttGGATTTGCGTAGTACTCTGGTGGAGCAATTGGAGCACCATAACATCAAGGCAGACTCTCTCGGTCAGCCTTTTGTGGTTCATGTTGCTAAGCACCCACCTCTTACAAGAAATCAGTTCACACAAGCATCAGTTTGTTGGCCTGTTAATTTTCATGAGGACAAATA tatttCAAAAGTAATCAGAGGAGAATTATTCAGTGACATTGAAGTTCTTTTGATTGAGAAATTTATGAGGATGGCAGTAAAAGCAGCACAGAATAGTGACTCAGAAGAG TTTGCTGTGGGAGCAGTCATTGTCAATCCACAGACTAACCACCCTATAGCCCTAAGCCATGACCTACGGTGTACAGGGCACCCACTCCAACATGCTGTGATGGTGTGTATTGATTTGGTGGCGCATGGGCAGCATGCAGGAGCTTGGGAACTCAATTGTCAAGCCACTGATGGTACATGGGCATTGAGAGAGCCTAATAAGCAACAAATAgagcaaaatttaaattcaGTTGATTGCAATACTTGTTCGCATGAACATAACGCATCAGTCTCAAGAAGTTCGTCCAGGGACCCATATAAATTCACAAACATCTTGGAGGAAAAGAAAGAGTCACTACCTTATCTGTGTACAGGATATGATCTGTATACCACAAGAGAGCCGTGTGTCAT GTGTGCAATGGCTCTGCTTCATTCAAGAATCAGAAGAGTATTTTATGGATGTGCTGACAATTTCCAAGGAGCATTGGGTAGCAGATATAAAATACACACTCAAACTGGACTCAATCACCATTTTGAAGTATTCTATGGTATCTTGGAGGACGATTGTAGACATTTGTTTCCAAACTACAAGAAAGGTTTTGTAGAAAAGGTGAAGACAGCATGA